A genome region from Halorussus pelagicus includes the following:
- a CDS encoding DUF2270 domain-containing protein, whose product MSKDVADLPPDGGTESPDTDRSDSDTESPRDAAAPDDDRSSPDGADVGRGLLDADMGPSSAMAHLYRGEIHRMKLWRERLDKTTNWAVLVMAGVLTWAFSSAGNPHYVLLVGAAATSLFLVIEARRYRAYDVWRSRVRTLQENVWAYGLDPSKSLVDGDWRTRLANDYRTPTVKITAEEALAHRLRRVYLPLFTVLLGAWVIRVGAFDPRPWPASAAVGQIPGLAVTAVVFVAYIAAVGVALRPRTWHARDELRTADYRKQR is encoded by the coding sequence ATGAGCAAGGACGTAGCTGACCTCCCGCCGGACGGTGGCACCGAGTCGCCCGATACCGACCGGTCCGACTCCGACACCGAGTCGCCGCGTGACGCCGCCGCGCCCGACGACGACCGCTCGTCACCCGACGGCGCGGATGTCGGGCGGGGCCTGCTCGACGCCGATATGGGACCGAGTTCCGCGATGGCCCACCTCTACCGGGGGGAAATCCACCGGATGAAACTCTGGCGCGAGCGCCTCGACAAGACGACCAACTGGGCCGTCCTCGTCATGGCGGGCGTCTTGACGTGGGCGTTCTCCAGCGCGGGCAACCCCCACTACGTCCTGCTGGTCGGCGCGGCCGCGACGAGTCTCTTTCTGGTTATCGAGGCCCGGCGCTACCGCGCCTACGACGTGTGGCGCTCGCGGGTCCGGACGCTACAGGAGAACGTCTGGGCCTACGGTCTCGACCCCTCGAAGAGTCTCGTGGACGGCGACTGGCGCACTCGACTCGCCAACGACTACCGGACGCCGACCGTCAAAATCACCGCCGAAGAGGCGCTGGCCCATCGACTTCGCCGAGTCTATCTCCCGCTGTTCACCGTGCTTCTCGGCGCGTGGGTCATCCGTGTCGGCGCGTTCGACCCCCGACCGTGGCCCGCGAGCGCCGCCGTCGGCCAGATTCCGGGTCTCGCCGTGACCGCGGTCGTGTTCGTCGCGTACATTGCCGCGGTCGGGGTCGCACTCCGCCCGCGGACGTGGCACGCCCGCGACGAACTCCGGACCGCCGACTACCGCAAGCAACGGTGA
- a CDS encoding ABC transporter ATP-binding protein: protein MTAAIEVENLRKQYEGVQALDGVSLSVPEGSFFGLLGPNGAGKTTFINILVGLVRRSGGRAEVFGHDVDDDYREARDAIGLAPQEFNVDHFFPVREVLEHKAGYHGIPADEASERADEVLKQVGIYDKRDTRFNWLSGGMKRRFMLARALITDPDLLILDEPTAGVDVQLRHDLWDLITELNESGTTILLTTHYIEEAERLCDEVAILDSGNLLTVATPEELMDRGPDEIRVTLRDAPASVPDLPMLSGAGATDGEVESVELDGDQLVVTATQGGLVAPDLVRALDRAGLEIVDLGISRTSLEEVFVDMTREGGSDQSAEAVAADGGVSE from the coding sequence ATGACTGCCGCCATCGAAGTCGAGAACCTTCGCAAGCAGTACGAGGGTGTGCAGGCGCTCGACGGCGTCTCGCTGTCAGTTCCCGAGGGGAGTTTCTTCGGGTTGCTCGGGCCGAACGGCGCGGGCAAGACCACCTTTATCAATATCCTCGTGGGACTCGTCCGGCGGTCCGGCGGCCGGGCCGAGGTGTTCGGCCACGACGTGGACGACGACTACCGCGAGGCCCGCGACGCCATCGGTCTCGCGCCCCAAGAGTTCAACGTCGATCACTTCTTCCCGGTTCGGGAGGTCTTGGAGCACAAGGCTGGCTACCACGGGATTCCGGCCGACGAGGCCAGCGAGCGCGCCGACGAGGTGCTGAAGCAGGTCGGCATCTACGACAAGCGAGACACCCGATTCAACTGGCTCTCCGGAGGCATGAAGCGCCGGTTCATGTTGGCGCGGGCGCTCATCACCGACCCCGACCTGCTGATTCTGGACGAACCGACCGCAGGCGTGGACGTGCAACTGCGCCACGACCTCTGGGACCTCATCACCGAACTCAACGAGTCGGGGACGACGATTCTGCTCACGACTCACTACATCGAGGAGGCCGAACGCCTCTGCGACGAGGTGGCGATTCTCGACTCCGGAAATCTACTGACCGTGGCGACACCCGAGGAACTGATGGACCGCGGACCGGACGAGATTCGGGTGACGCTCCGGGACGCTCCCGCGAGCGTGCCCGACTTGCCGATGCTCTCAGGCGCTGGCGCGACCGACGGTGAGGTCGAGAGCGTCGAACTCGACGGCGACCAGTTGGTCGTCACCGCGACGCAGGGCGGACTCGTCGCGCCCGACCTCGTGCGGGCGCTCGACCGCGCAGGTCTCGAAATCGTGGATTTGGGCATCTCTCGGACCTCGCTCGAAGAGGTGTTCGTGGACATGACCCGAGAGGGCGGGAGCGACCAGTCCGCGGAAGCAGTCGCGGCCGACGGAGGTGTCTCGGAGTGA
- a CDS encoding ABC transporter permease: MSFPGLTGFKTLARREILRFLRRPRNTFIPPFVTNVLYFSVFGVILGDRVGEISIGGGGDPIPYILFILPGLVVLGAISNAFENASFSVFHGRWNDYIEETLTSPMSYSRMVAAYIVAGATRGLLVGSLIAVIGAFFTSVGVAKPLYLAAFGLVVSLLFASFGVVVGLWADDWDNLTMMNQFIVRPLVFFGGVFYAIRELPSPYQELSMLNPMVYMVNGVRYGFLGVSEVDPNWSLAVLSALTAAVLALDIALFKRGYGLTD, from the coding sequence GTGAGTTTCCCCGGACTCACCGGGTTCAAGACGCTCGCGCGCCGCGAGATTCTGCGCTTCCTCCGGCGGCCCCGAAACACGTTCATTCCGCCGTTCGTCACCAACGTCCTCTACTTCTCGGTGTTCGGGGTCATCCTCGGGGACCGCGTGGGTGAAATCAGCATCGGCGGTGGCGGCGACCCGATTCCCTACATCCTGTTCATCCTGCCGGGGTTGGTCGTCCTCGGAGCCATCTCGAACGCCTTCGAGAACGCCTCCTTTTCGGTCTTTCACGGGCGCTGGAACGACTACATCGAGGAGACGCTCACGTCGCCGATGTCCTACTCGCGGATGGTCGCGGCGTACATCGTCGCGGGCGCGACCCGTGGCCTGCTCGTCGGGTCGCTCATCGCGGTCATCGGCGCGTTCTTCACCTCCGTCGGCGTCGCAAAACCGCTCTACCTCGCGGCGTTCGGACTGGTCGTCAGCCTGCTATTCGCCAGTTTCGGCGTCGTGGTCGGTCTCTGGGCCGACGACTGGGACAACCTCACGATGATGAATCAGTTCATCGTCCGGCCGCTGGTCTTCTTCGGCGGCGTGTTCTACGCCATCCGGGAACTCCCCTCGCCGTATCAGGAACTCTCGATGCTGAACCCGATGGTCTACATGGTCAACGGCGTCCGATACGGCTTTCTGGGCGTCTCGGAGGTGGACCCCAACTGGTCGCTCGCGGTGCTGTCTGCGCTGACCGCGGCCGTCCTCGCGCTCGACATCGCGCTGTTCAAGCGCGGGTACGGACTGACCGACTGA
- a CDS encoding DUF302 domain-containing protein yields MNDTKRRRFLRATLAGAGLTLAGTAAGQETTTKSGETTTEGDETTTTPTTDAGLVTVTSNESVGATVDRIEEDIEDNDDLILVTTVDHARNAENAGLDLRPTRLILFGNPNLGTQLMAVSQTAGIDLPQKLLVWADEDGSTNVTYNDPRWLAERHDIEGHDDVLNTISNALEALATGR; encoded by the coding sequence ATGAACGACACGAAGCGACGCCGGTTCCTCCGGGCCACGCTCGCGGGCGCGGGCCTCACACTCGCAGGCACCGCGGCCGGACAGGAGACCACAACCAAATCCGGCGAGACGACGACCGAGGGCGACGAGACCACCACTACGCCGACCACCGACGCGGGCCTCGTCACCGTCACGAGCAACGAGAGCGTCGGCGCGACCGTCGATAGAATCGAGGAGGATATCGAGGACAACGACGACCTGATTCTGGTGACGACCGTTGACCACGCACGCAACGCCGAGAACGCGGGACTCGACCTGCGACCGACGAGGCTGATTCTGTTCGGGAACCCGAATCTGGGCACGCAACTGATGGCGGTCTCCCAGACCGCGGGCATCGACCTGCCACAGAAACTGCTCGTCTGGGCGGACGAGGACGGGTCAACGAACGTGACCTACAACGACCCGCGATGGCTGGCCGAGCGCCACGACATCGAGGGACACGACGACGTGCTGAATACGATTTCGAACGCGCTGGAGGCGCTGGCGACCGGGCGATAG
- a CDS encoding ribose 1,5-bisphosphate isomerase yields MTSTDSELHESVEAAAADIASMEIRGAATIADAAADALAAQAEDSDADDPETFRAEMRSAGRRLRETRPTAVSLPNALRYVLRGMEGETVPDLRASVVESAREFRRELDQAQANLGRIGANRLRDGDTVMTHCHSTDALSCVEKALEQGKEIEAIVKETRPRKQGHITARQLREWDVPVTLVVDNAARRYLDEADHVLVGADSIAADGSVINKVGTSGLAVNARERGVPIMVAAQTLKLHPDTMTGHTVEIEMRDEREVLTADEQVEIDGEADGDDFAVENPAFDVTPPRYVDAIVTERGQFPPESIVTLMREMFGDQQGGEPWEE; encoded by the coding sequence ATGACCAGCACCGACTCCGAACTTCACGAGAGCGTCGAGGCGGCCGCCGCCGACATCGCCAGCATGGAAATTCGCGGTGCGGCGACCATCGCCGACGCCGCCGCCGACGCGCTCGCGGCCCAAGCCGAGGACAGCGACGCCGACGACCCCGAGACCTTCCGCGCGGAGATGCGCTCGGCGGGTCGCCGACTCCGCGAGACCCGACCGACCGCAGTCAGTCTCCCCAACGCGCTCCGGTACGTCCTCCGCGGCATGGAGGGCGAGACGGTTCCCGACCTCCGGGCGTCCGTCGTCGAGAGCGCCCGCGAGTTCCGGCGGGAACTCGACCAAGCGCAGGCGAACCTCGGTCGAATCGGCGCGAACCGCCTCCGCGACGGCGACACCGTGATGACTCACTGCCACTCGACCGACGCGCTCTCGTGCGTTGAGAAGGCCCTCGAACAGGGCAAGGAGATAGAGGCCATCGTCAAGGAGACCCGGCCGCGCAAGCAGGGCCACATCACCGCGCGCCAACTCCGGGAGTGGGACGTCCCCGTCACGCTCGTCGTGGACAACGCCGCCCGCCGGTATCTGGACGAGGCCGACCACGTCCTCGTCGGCGCGGACTCCATCGCGGCCGACGGGTCAGTCATCAACAAAGTCGGAACGTCCGGTCTCGCGGTCAACGCCCGCGAGCGCGGCGTCCCCATCATGGTCGCGGCCCAGACGCTCAAACTTCATCCGGACACGATGACGGGCCACACGGTCGAAATCGAGATGCGCGACGAGCGCGAGGTCCTGACCGCAGACGAGCAGGTCGAAATCGACGGCGAGGCGGACGGCGACGACTTCGCCGTCGAGAACCCCGCGTTCGACGTGACCCCGCCGCGCTACGTCGATGCCATCGTAACCGAGCGCGGGCAGTTCCCGCCCGAGAGCATCGTGACGCTGATGCGCGAGATGTTCGGCGACCAGCAGGGTGGCGAGCCGTGGGAGGAATGA
- the hmgA gene encoding hydroxymethylglutaryl-CoA reductase (NADPH) — protein MTDDSAGSDSDATAASDPDALAERVREGELRLHELDDHADAETAATARRRLLEAETDADLDTVGDYALNAEQAADANVENMVGAAQIPMGVVGPVQVAGGAADGEYYLPLATTEGALLASVNRGLSVIATAGGSDARVTDSGMTRAPVFRVAGIAEAEQVVSWVGENADRLREAAESTTSHGELLDVDPYVVGDSVYLRFVYDTKDAMGMNMATIATREAAEVVESETPALLVALSGNLCSDKKPAAINAVEGRGRSVTADVKIPRETVEQRLHTTPEAIEEANTRKNLVGSAKAGSLGFNAHAANVVAAAFLATGQDAAQVVEGANAITTVEAREDALYASVSLASLEVGTVGGGTKLQTQSEALDVLGLRGGGDPAGSNADALAEIIAVGALAGELSLLAALASRHLSSAHEDLGR, from the coding sequence ATGACCGACGACTCCGCCGGGAGCGATTCGGACGCCACCGCCGCGAGCGACCCCGACGCGCTGGCCGAGCGCGTGCGCGAGGGCGAACTGCGACTCCACGAACTTGACGACCACGCCGATGCCGAGACCGCCGCGACGGCCCGGCGACGCCTACTGGAAGCCGAGACCGACGCCGACCTCGACACCGTCGGCGACTACGCGCTCAACGCCGAGCAGGCCGCCGACGCGAACGTCGAGAACATGGTCGGCGCGGCCCAGATTCCGATGGGCGTCGTCGGCCCGGTGCAGGTCGCGGGCGGCGCGGCCGACGGCGAGTATTACCTGCCTCTCGCTACGACGGAGGGCGCGCTACTGGCGAGCGTTAACCGCGGGCTATCGGTCATCGCAACCGCTGGCGGTTCGGACGCCCGCGTTACCGACTCGGGCATGACCCGCGCGCCCGTTTTCCGCGTCGCGGGAATCGCCGAGGCCGAGCAGGTCGTCTCGTGGGTCGGCGAGAACGCTGACCGACTCCGGGAGGCCGCCGAATCGACCACGAGCCACGGCGAACTCCTCGACGTGGACCCCTACGTCGTCGGCGACTCGGTCTACCTGCGGTTCGTCTACGACACCAAGGACGCGATGGGGATGAACATGGCCACCATCGCCACGCGCGAGGCCGCGGAGGTCGTGGAAAGCGAGACGCCCGCCTTGCTCGTCGCGCTCTCGGGCAACCTCTGCTCGGACAAGAAGCCTGCCGCCATCAACGCCGTCGAGGGCCGCGGTCGGAGCGTCACTGCGGACGTGAAAATCCCGCGCGAGACCGTCGAACAGCGCCTCCACACCACGCCGGAGGCAATCGAGGAGGCCAACACCCGGAAGAATCTGGTCGGGAGCGCGAAGGCCGGGAGTCTCGGGTTCAACGCTCACGCCGCGAACGTCGTCGCCGCGGCGTTCCTCGCCACCGGACAGGACGCCGCGCAGGTTGTGGAGGGGGCCAACGCCATCACCACCGTCGAGGCGCGCGAGGACGCGCTGTACGCCAGCGTCAGCCTCGCCAGTCTGGAGGTCGGCACGGTCGGCGGCGGTACGAAGCTTCAGACCCAGTCGGAAGCGCTCGACGTTCTCGGTCTCCGCGGCGGCGGCGACCCCGCGGGAAGCAACGCCGACGCGCTCGCCGAAATCATCGCCGTGGGCGCGCTCGCGGGCGAACTCTCCTTGCTCGCGGCACTGGCCTCGCGCCACCTGTCGAGCGCCCACGAGGACCTCGGCCGGTAG
- a CDS encoding DUF5817 domain-containing protein, translating to MYAVVGCSNCQALKIVEGRPETTKCPRCGKRRKFEKLKKFVETDDEDHAREVRSSMLANRQGEGEAFAELDSFTEMESRVDDAGVSDEEFLEASGIDTDEVQAAADRVENRSASTRGTSRKETVLAALRELDRPTDEEVVTYASEEGVPADYVRDALEKLVRRGEVSESRGRYRLL from the coding sequence ATGTACGCCGTCGTAGGGTGTAGCAACTGTCAGGCGCTCAAAATCGTCGAGGGACGCCCGGAGACCACCAAGTGCCCCCGGTGTGGCAAGCGCCGGAAGTTCGAGAAGTTGAAGAAATTCGTGGAGACCGACGACGAGGACCACGCCCGCGAAGTCCGGTCGTCGATGCTCGCCAACCGGCAAGGCGAGGGCGAGGCGTTCGCGGAGTTGGACTCGTTCACGGAGATGGAGTCCCGAGTCGATGATGCGGGCGTCTCCGACGAGGAGTTCCTCGAAGCGTCGGGCATCGACACCGACGAGGTGCAGGCGGCCGCCGACCGCGTCGAGAATCGGTCGGCCAGCACGCGCGGGACCTCCCGGAAGGAGACCGTGCTGGCGGCTCTGCGAGAACTCGACCGGCCGACCGACGAGGAGGTCGTCACCTACGCGAGCGAAGAGGGTGTTCCCGCAGACTACGTCCGCGACGCGCTGGAGAAGTTGGTGCGGCGCGGTGAGGTCAGCGAGAGTCGCGGCCGCTACCGGTTGCTCTGA
- a CDS encoding cupin domain-containing protein — protein MEIVPKDAEASTEAVEGVHLSLLAGADEMNVQHFDIEPGAEVPEHSHDNEQTGYITRGTLTFLVDGEERDVSAGDSYAIPGGEPHAAENRGDVPVEGVDIFSPPRENPDWKD, from the coding sequence ATGGAAATCGTACCCAAAGACGCCGAAGCGTCCACCGAGGCCGTCGAAGGCGTCCACCTCTCGCTGCTCGCCGGTGCCGACGAGATGAACGTCCAGCACTTCGACATCGAACCCGGCGCGGAAGTGCCCGAACACAGCCACGACAACGAACAGACCGGCTACATCACGCGGGGGACGCTAACTTTTCTCGTGGACGGCGAGGAACGCGACGTGAGTGCAGGCGACTCCTACGCCATCCCCGGCGGCGAACCCCACGCCGCCGAGAACCGCGGCGACGTGCCCGTCGAGGGCGTGGACATCTTCAGCCCACCGCGAGAGAACCCCGACTGGAAGGACTGA
- the trmY gene encoding tRNA (pseudouridine(54)-N(1))-methyltransferase TrmY: protein MRQFIVLGHDAPTTPDFSLDDLAGGAGRLDVLCRCVNSAFFLSHAIREDVEVHLVLQDEVTVRFEGSDLRRLNPDERSTAALIRNALEEKGEAIGHMETESSPGVHISKRGFEPVLEEAARKGTVVELHEDGDPVVDVAPPENPVFVLSDHHDFESKEADLLADAADRRVRLGPELLHADHAITVAHNYLDTEGFARY, encoded by the coding sequence ATGCGCCAGTTCATCGTCCTCGGTCACGACGCCCCGACGACGCCCGACTTCTCGCTCGACGACCTCGCGGGCGGCGCGGGCCGCCTCGACGTGCTGTGTCGGTGCGTCAACTCCGCCTTCTTCCTCTCGCACGCGATTCGGGAGGACGTGGAGGTCCACCTCGTTCTGCAAGACGAAGTGACGGTCCGGTTCGAGGGGTCGGACCTCCGGCGACTCAATCCCGACGAGCGAAGCACGGCCGCCCTGATTCGCAACGCGCTCGAAGAGAAAGGCGAGGCCATCGGCCACATGGAGACCGAGAGTTCGCCCGGCGTCCACATCTCCAAGCGCGGCTTCGAACCGGTGCTGGAGGAGGCGGCGCGAAAGGGAACCGTGGTCGAACTCCACGAGGACGGCGACCCGGTGGTGGACGTAGCGCCGCCAGAGAACCCCGTCTTCGTCCTCTCGGACCACCACGATTTCGAGTCCAAGGAGGCCGACCTGCTCGCGGACGCCGCCGACCGCCGCGTGCGACTCGGCCCGGAACTGCTCCACGCCGACCACGCGATTACGGTGGCGCACAACTACCTCGACACCGAGGGATTCGCGCGCTACTGA
- a CDS encoding tubulin/FtsZ family protein, which produces MKLAMIGFGQAGSKIVDKFVEYDRETGSGVVRSAIAVNTAKADLAGLEHVPERNRILIGQARVKGHGVGADNELGAEIAEADIDEIQGALDDVAVHEIDAFLVVAGMGGGTGSGGAPVLARHLKRIYTEPVYGLGILPAEDEGGIYTLNAARSFKTFVDEVDNLLVFDNDAWRETGESVRGGYDRINEEIVRRFGILFSAGEVREGQAVAESVVDSSEIINTLSSGGISTVGYATEQVETAGGGLLGRFSEDDLDATETTNRITSLVRKAALGRLTLPCEVRSTDRSLVVVSGPQDHLNRKGIERGRQWLENETASMEVRGGDYPVADTDRVGAVTLLSGVTDVPRVEALQDVAVETQDNIDDIDAERDENLESLVRDDSDELEALF; this is translated from the coding sequence ATGAAGCTCGCAATGATCGGCTTCGGGCAGGCAGGAAGCAAGATAGTGGACAAGTTCGTCGAATACGACCGGGAGACGGGGAGCGGGGTCGTCAGGTCGGCCATCGCGGTCAACACCGCGAAGGCGGACCTCGCGGGACTCGAACACGTCCCCGAGCGAAACCGCATCCTCATCGGACAGGCCCGCGTGAAGGGCCACGGCGTCGGCGCGGACAACGAGTTGGGCGCGGAAATCGCCGAGGCGGACATCGACGAGATTCAGGGCGCACTAGACGACGTGGCGGTACACGAAATCGACGCGTTCCTCGTCGTCGCGGGGATGGGCGGCGGAACCGGATCGGGCGGCGCGCCCGTCCTCGCTCGCCACCTCAAGCGCATCTACACCGAACCCGTCTACGGACTGGGCATCCTGCCCGCCGAGGACGAGGGCGGCATCTACACGCTGAACGCCGCGCGGTCGTTCAAGACCTTCGTGGATGAGGTGGACAACCTGCTCGTGTTCGACAACGACGCGTGGCGCGAGACCGGCGAGTCGGTCCGCGGCGGGTACGACCGCATCAACGAGGAAATCGTCCGGCGGTTCGGCATCCTCTTCTCGGCGGGCGAGGTACGGGAGGGCCAAGCCGTCGCCGAGAGTGTCGTGGACTCCAGCGAAATCATCAACACGCTCTCCTCTGGCGGCATCTCGACGGTCGGCTACGCCACCGAGCAGGTCGAGACGGCGGGCGGCGGCCTACTCGGGCGGTTCTCCGAGGACGACCTTGACGCGACCGAGACGACCAACCGCATCACCAGCCTCGTCCGGAAGGCGGCGCTCGGGCGACTCACCCTGCCCTGCGAGGTCCGAAGCACGGACCGCTCGCTGGTCGTCGTGAGCGGACCCCAAGACCACCTCAACCGGAAGGGCATCGAGCGCGGCCGCCAGTGGCTGGAGAACGAAACCGCGAGCATGGAGGTCCGGGGCGGCGACTACCCCGTCGCCGACACTGACCGCGTCGGGGCGGTCACGCTCCTTTCGGGCGTCACGGACGTGCCGCGAGTCGAGGCGTTGCAGGACGTTGCCGTCGAGACGCAGGACAACATCGACGATATCGACGCCGAGCGCGACGAGAATCTGGAGAGTCTGGTCCGAGACGACAGCGACGAACTGGAAGCGTTGTTCTGA
- a CDS encoding HVO_A0556 family zinc finger protein → MPQVTSQDASDAVLGALVGDDCSWCATGTLVREEFKGDAAVVCVECGTPAARVW, encoded by the coding sequence ATGCCACAGGTAACTTCGCAAGACGCGTCGGATGCGGTCCTCGGTGCGCTCGTCGGCGACGACTGTAGTTGGTGCGCGACGGGCACGTTGGTCCGCGAGGAGTTCAAGGGCGACGCTGCGGTCGTCTGTGTGGAATGTGGCACGCCCGCCGCTCGTGTCTGGTAG
- a CDS encoding SDR family NAD(P)-dependent oxidoreductase, with protein MRILVTGGAGFIGGHLAEGFARDGHDVVALDNFDPFYDTGIKEHNVEAAREAAAESNGSYELVRGDIRDEEVVDEQVGDADVIFHQAAQAGVRTSVEEPQKVNDINVSGTLNVLEAARNSATERVVVASSSSVYGKPEYLPYDEEHPNTPVSPYGASKVAQEHYTRVYNEVYGLPTVSLRYFTVYGPRMRPNMAISNFVSRCMNGEPPVIYGDGTQTRDFTYVGDVVEANRTLLETDAADGEAMNVGSTDNIEIRVLAEEIRDQLAPELELEYGERNDADAEHTHADISKASERIGYEPTTTIREGVEQFTEWYRANRDWYEQLSLGS; from the coding sequence ATGCGAATACTCGTTACCGGCGGTGCGGGGTTCATCGGCGGCCACCTCGCTGAGGGGTTCGCCCGCGACGGCCACGATGTGGTCGCGCTCGATAATTTCGACCCGTTCTACGACACGGGCATCAAGGAACACAACGTCGAGGCGGCCCGCGAAGCGGCCGCCGAGAGCAACGGGTCGTACGAACTGGTCAGGGGAGACATCCGCGACGAGGAAGTCGTGGACGAACAAGTCGGCGACGCCGACGTAATCTTCCATCAGGCCGCGCAGGCGGGCGTCCGGACTAGCGTCGAGGAACCCCAGAAGGTCAACGACATCAACGTCTCAGGCACGCTCAACGTGTTGGAGGCCGCGCGGAACTCTGCAACCGAGCGCGTCGTCGTGGCCAGTTCCTCGTCGGTGTACGGCAAGCCCGAGTATCTGCCCTACGACGAGGAGCACCCGAACACGCCGGTCAGTCCCTACGGCGCGTCGAAGGTGGCACAGGAACACTACACCCGCGTCTACAACGAGGTGTACGGACTCCCGACCGTCTCGCTCCGGTACTTCACGGTCTACGGCCCGCGGATGCGGCCGAACATGGCCATCAGCAACTTCGTCTCGCGGTGTATGAACGGCGAACCGCCGGTCATCTACGGCGACGGCACCCAGACGCGGGACTTCACCTACGTCGGCGACGTGGTCGAGGCGAACCGGACCCTCTTGGAGACCGACGCCGCCGACGGCGAAGCGATGAACGTCGGGAGTACGGACAACATCGAGATTCGCGTGCTAGCCGAGGAGATTCGGGACCAACTCGCGCCCGAACTGGAGTTGGAGTACGGCGAGCGCAACGACGCCGACGCCGAACACACCCACGCTGACATCTCGAAGGCCAGCGAGCGAATCGGCTACGAACCGACGACGACCATCCGGGAGGGCGTCGAGCAGTTCACCGAGTGGTACCGAGCGAACCGAGACTGGTACGAACAGCTCTCATTAGGGTCCTAA